Within the Pseudoxanthomonas sp. YR558 genome, the region CGGTGGCAGCGCTGGTTCGATGCGGTACCGCAGGGACGGACACCGGCCGAGCAGGTGGCTGCCGCATCGGAATTGCTGCGCCGTGCGGCGCGCCGCGTGTCGTCTTCCGCGGATCGACTCGAAGGCGAGGCTTGGCTGCAGTTCCTCGATGGCCGGCAGGGTCGTGCTTTCAGCGCAGGCCCGGGCAGATTGCTGCTCGATGGCGGCTATCGCCGCGATGTCGATCCTGCCGAGTTGGCAGCGGCGCTGGCCGCGGCACGCACGCGTTTCCTCGAACTGATGGCGGCGAAGCGATGAGCCTTTCGCTGCCGACATTGCAGCTGCTGCAGGACGGCTATGCCGGCTTCGCATGGCCTTGGGCGTGGTTGGTGTTTCCGTTGCCTTGGCTGGTGCGCTGGGCATTGCCCGCACGTCGCGCGCAGATGGATGCCCTCAAGGTGCCCTATGGCAACGCCGTGCAGGCGATCGCCGCACAGGGTGGCCGGGGGCTGCAGGGTCGTGGTGCGGCGCTGGCGTGGCTGGTGTGGTTCCTGCTGTGTGCTGCGGTCGCGCGACCCCAACAATTCGGCGACGCCGTGACGCCGCCGGTGAGCGGGCGCGACCTGATGCTGGCCGTCGATCTCTCGGGCAGCATGACCGAGCCCGACATGGAGCTCGGCGGTGCTGTCGTCGATCGGCTTACCGCAGCGAAGGCCGTGCTCGCTGATTTCCTGGATCGCCGTGATGGCGATCGCGTGGGATTGCTGGTGTTCGGCCAACGCGCCTACGCGATGACACCGCTGACCCGCGATCTGCAGACCGTGCGCGAACAACTGCGCGATGCCGTGGCCGGGCTCGCTGGCCGCGAAACCGCGATCGGCGATGCCATCGCGCTGGCGGTGCGTCGACTGCGCACGCAGCAGGAAGGCCAGCGCGTGCTGATCCTGCTGACCGATGGTGTGAACTCCGCCGGCGTGCTGACGCCACAAAAGGCGGCGGAACTGGCGAAGGAGGAGCGCGTGCGCATCCACACCATCGCCTTCGGCAGCGATGGCGGAATGAGCTTGTTCGGCATTCCGTTGCCGATGCCGGCCAGTTCGCCGGAAGATATCGACGAGGCGACCCTCCGTGATGTCGCCGCGCAAACCGGGGGCCGTTTCTACCGCGCGCGCGATACCGGCGAACTTGCCGGCATTTACGCCGAGTTGGACCGCCTGGAGCCGGTGCAGCAGGCGGGCAAGGCCGTGCGTCCGCGCATCGAGCGTTATGCGTGGCCGTTGGCCGCCGCGCTGGGCTTCGCGCTACTGGCGTTCGCGTGGCCGCGGAGGCGCGTATGAGCGCTTTCTGGCATGCGCTGCATTTCCTGCGCCCGCATTGGCTGTGGGCCTTGCTCGCGCTGCCGCTGCTGGCGTGGTGGTGGCGCGCGCAACGACATCGCCTGAATGCCTGGCAGGGCCATGTCGATCCGCACCTGCTGCGACACTTGCTCGTGCGGGGTGGGCGAAGCGCACGCACCGGCATGATCGCTGCCGCGCTGGCCTATGCATTGGCCGTGCTGACACTGGCGGGGCCGAGCTGGCGACAGGGCGAACAGCCCTTGTGGCAAGCCCAGCGCCCACTGGTGCTGGTGCTGGACCTGTCCAGCCGGATCACTACGCCGGACCTGCCGCCGTCGCGCCTGTTGCAGGTGCGGGCCAAGCTCGCGCGCTTACTCGATGCGCGCGCGGGTAGCCCCGTGGCGCTGGTGGTGTATGCGGACGATGCGTTCACGGTCGCCCCGATGACCGACGACGCGGCCAATATCCGCCTGTATCTCGACGAGCTTTCGCCCGAGATCATGCCGGTGGACGGCCAGCGCGCCGATCGCGGCATCGCTTGGGCAACGCGCCTGCTGTCGCAAGCGGATTTCCACAACGGCGACATCCTCGTGCTGACCGACCGCGCGGGCGGTGAGGCCTCCACGGCGGCTTCCGCGGCGCGCGGGAAGGGATACACCGTGTCCGTACTCGGGCTGGGCACGCCGGCCGGCGCCGCCTATCGCGGGACCGATGGCACGATCGGCCATGCGGCGCTGGATGCGGGTTCCCTGCGTGCGCTGGCCGCTGCAGGGGGAGGGCGGTACGAACCGGCCTCGACCGACGACGGGGACTTCGCCGCGCTCGGTATCGCGGCGCCGGCACTGGACGCCGTGGGCGTGTCCACCGCGCCTGGCGGCGGCAAGGCGTGGCGCGACGAGGGCTACTGGCTGTTGATCCCGTTGATGGCGCTCGCGCTGTTGTGGTTCCGTCGTGGTGCGGTACTCGTGCTGGTGGGCGCGCTGTGGCTGCCGATGGCATCGCCTGCGCGTGCTGCCGGGGTCGATTGGTGGCAGCGCAGCGACCAGGCCACGCATGCGCAGTTGCAGCGAGGCGCTGACGCATACCGTCAAGGCGACTACGCTTCTGCGGAGCAGTCCTTCAACGGCATCGATACGGCCGAGGGTCAGTACAACCTGGGCAATGCGCTGGCGAAGCAGCAGCGTTACGACGATGCCGTGGCGGCTTACGACCGCGCACTGCGATTGCAGCCTGGCATGGCCGATGCGGTCGCCAATCGCAGTGCGGTCGACGCCGCGCGCAAACGGCCGCCTTCACCGGGAGACGGGCAGGGCAAGCCTGGGCAGCAGGGCAGTGGCGACCAGGCCTCCTCGGGCGCTAAGGGCGATGCATCGGACGGAAAGCAGGCAGGTCAGCGACAGAAGCCGTCGCCGCAAGACGCATCGACATCGCCCTCGGGCAAGCCCGGCCAGGCGCAGGCGGGCAAGGGCACGCCGCCGCAACGTACGCCGCCCAAGCCGTCGCCCGATCCCGCAGCACAGGCCGCCGCCGATGCGGCGCAACGCGAACGCATGCGCGCGGCGATGGGCGAGCGGGACGGACAGCGCGCTGAAAAGCCGTCGCAGAATGCGCCTGCCGTGCAGACCGAAACCGCGGAGCAGCGCGAGCGCAGGCAAGCGGTCGATGCATGGCTGAAGCGCGTGCCGGACGAGCCCGGTTCGCTGCTCAAGGCGAAGTTCCGGCTCGAACACGATCGCCGGCAGAAGGAAGGGCAATGAAGTACCGCATCTGGATCCTGCTGGCCGTGCTGATGGTGTGGCCGACCTCGCTGCTCGCGGCGACACGCGCGTGGCTGGAGCAGCCGCAGGTCGTGCTCGGCCAGGCGGTCACGCTCAACGTGGAGACCGATGCGGTGTCCGCCACCCCGGATCTCACGCCGCTCATGCGCGATTTCGAAGTGGAAGGCCAATCCGACAGTCGGAGCGTACGGCTGGTGAACGGACGCATGAGCACCAGCACGACGTTTTCGCTGACGTTGCGGCCGCGACGCGCCGGCACGCTGGCCATCCCCGCGCTGCAGGTGGGCAACGAGCGCACGGCGCCGCTGACGTTGGAGGTCGGCGCTACGGCGACGGCGCGCGCGGCGTCCAACGGCCTGGTGTTCGTCGAAACCGAAGTGGACGATCCCAGCCCCTACGTGCAGCAATCGGTCGGCGTGACGGTGCGGCTGTACTACGCCACGCCGCTGGTGTCGGGACAACTCGATCTCGATCCGCCCGACGGCGCGCTGCTGCAGCGCGTCGGCGACATCGTGCAGTCCAGCCGCGAGATCGACG harbors:
- a CDS encoding DUF4381 family protein, which produces MAPDTLVLRDVHVPPAPSWWPPAPGWWLVAALVLAAVLCFVAWRWHRHRRRQRWQRWFDAVPQGRTPAEQVAAASELLRRAARRVSSSADRLEGEAWLQFLDGRQGRAFSAGPGRLLLDGGYRRDVDPAELAAALAAARTRFLELMAAKR
- a CDS encoding VWA domain-containing protein — protein: MSLSLPTLQLLQDGYAGFAWPWAWLVFPLPWLVRWALPARRAQMDALKVPYGNAVQAIAAQGGRGLQGRGAALAWLVWFLLCAAVARPQQFGDAVTPPVSGRDLMLAVDLSGSMTEPDMELGGAVVDRLTAAKAVLADFLDRRDGDRVGLLVFGQRAYAMTPLTRDLQTVREQLRDAVAGLAGRETAIGDAIALAVRRLRTQQEGQRVLILLTDGVNSAGVLTPQKAAELAKEERVRIHTIAFGSDGGMSLFGIPLPMPASSPEDIDEATLRDVAAQTGGRFYRARDTGELAGIYAELDRLEPVQQAGKAVRPRIERYAWPLAAALGFALLAFAWPRRRV
- a CDS encoding VWA domain-containing protein translates to MSAFWHALHFLRPHWLWALLALPLLAWWWRAQRHRLNAWQGHVDPHLLRHLLVRGGRSARTGMIAAALAYALAVLTLAGPSWRQGEQPLWQAQRPLVLVLDLSSRITTPDLPPSRLLQVRAKLARLLDARAGSPVALVVYADDAFTVAPMTDDAANIRLYLDELSPEIMPVDGQRADRGIAWATRLLSQADFHNGDILVLTDRAGGEASTAASAARGKGYTVSVLGLGTPAGAAYRGTDGTIGHAALDAGSLRALAAAGGGRYEPASTDDGDFAALGIAAPALDAVGVSTAPGGGKAWRDEGYWLLIPLMALALLWFRRGAVLVLVGALWLPMASPARAAGVDWWQRSDQATHAQLQRGADAYRQGDYASAEQSFNGIDTAEGQYNLGNALAKQQRYDDAVAAYDRALRLQPGMADAVANRSAVDAARKRPPSPGDGQGKPGQQGSGDQASSGAKGDASDGKQAGQRQKPSPQDASTSPSGKPGQAQAGKGTPPQRTPPKPSPDPAAQAAADAAQRERMRAAMGERDGQRAEKPSQNAPAVQTETAEQRERRQAVDAWLKRVPDEPGSLLKAKFRLEHDRRQKEGQ